From a region of the Corallococcus coralloides DSM 2259 genome:
- a CDS encoding multicopper oxidase family protein, with protein sequence MSTMKPTDEPQGPSQETQAEAPSLTRRGLLARTGATLATGALLMHGRAAQAQSSVPGAKAPREGSAADTGGKVTRQSHLPPGKEGRDYRPVVVPNGAKLPWKDVGGVKVFHLVAQEVEHEFAPGLKATCWGYNGHVHGPTIEVVEGDRVRFYVTNRLPASTTVHWHGVLLPSGMDGVGGLSQKAIAPGETYRYEFTVRQSGTCMYHSHHDEMTQMALGMVGLFIIHPRRPVGPRIDRDFAIMLHEWRIDPGTMRPDPNEMTDFNILTMNAKAFPGTEPLVVRKGERVRIRFGNLSAMDHHPIHLHGFQFRITETDGGRIQESAQLPETTVLVPTGSTRTIEFVADEPGDWAMHCHMTHHVMNQMGHDIPNMIGVKPGGLDAKVRPLLPGYMTMGQMGMGDMAGMSHMPMPANSIPMVGGKGPYDEITMGGMFTILKVRDRLEGYADPGWYTPPQGTLARLAQLDELRRDGIDV encoded by the coding sequence ATGAGCACCATGAAGCCCACTGACGAACCCCAGGGCCCCTCCCAGGAAACGCAAGCCGAAGCTCCCTCGCTCACGCGCCGCGGTCTGCTCGCGCGCACGGGCGCGACGCTGGCGACGGGCGCCCTGCTGATGCACGGCCGCGCCGCCCAGGCGCAATCCAGCGTGCCCGGCGCGAAGGCCCCGCGTGAAGGGTCCGCGGCGGACACGGGAGGCAAGGTCACCCGGCAATCGCATCTGCCTCCTGGGAAGGAGGGCCGCGACTACCGGCCTGTCGTCGTGCCCAACGGCGCGAAGCTGCCGTGGAAGGACGTGGGCGGCGTGAAGGTGTTCCACCTGGTGGCCCAGGAGGTGGAGCACGAGTTCGCGCCCGGCCTCAAGGCCACGTGCTGGGGTTACAACGGCCACGTGCACGGGCCCACCATCGAGGTGGTGGAGGGCGACCGCGTGCGCTTCTACGTCACGAACCGGCTGCCTGCGTCCACCACGGTGCACTGGCACGGCGTCCTTCTCCCCAGCGGCATGGACGGCGTGGGCGGGCTGAGCCAGAAGGCCATCGCCCCGGGAGAGACCTACCGCTACGAGTTCACGGTGCGTCAGTCGGGGACGTGCATGTATCACTCGCACCACGACGAGATGACGCAGATGGCGCTGGGCATGGTGGGCCTGTTCATCATCCACCCGCGCAGGCCGGTGGGTCCGCGCATCGACCGGGACTTCGCCATCATGCTGCACGAGTGGCGCATCGACCCGGGGACGATGCGTCCGGACCCCAACGAGATGACGGACTTCAACATCCTGACGATGAACGCGAAGGCGTTCCCGGGCACGGAGCCGCTGGTGGTGCGCAAGGGCGAGCGGGTGCGGATCCGCTTCGGCAACCTGAGCGCAATGGACCACCACCCCATCCACCTGCACGGCTTCCAGTTCCGCATCACGGAGACGGACGGAGGCCGCATCCAGGAGAGCGCGCAGTTGCCGGAGACGACGGTGCTGGTGCCTACCGGGAGCACGCGCACCATCGAGTTCGTGGCGGACGAACCCGGTGACTGGGCCATGCACTGCCACATGACCCACCACGTGATGAACCAGATGGGCCACGACATTCCGAACATGATCGGCGTGAAGCCCGGAGGTCTGGACGCGAAGGTGCGGCCCCTGCTGCCCGGCTACATGACCATGGGGCAGATGGGCATGGGAGACATGGCGGGCATGAGCCACATGCCCATGCCCGCGAACTCCATCCCCATGGTGGGCGGCAAGGGCCCCTACGACGAGATCACCATGGGAGGCATGTTCACGATCCTCAAGGTGAGAGATCGCCTGGAGGGATACGCCGATCCCGGCTGGTACACGCCGCCGCAGGGGACGCTGGCCCGGCTCGCCCAGTTGGATGAGCTGCGCCGGGACGGCATCGACGTCTAG
- a CDS encoding ATP-binding protein encodes MESIAEAIRSHHSEIIQCWMNEATRAASARGLDQPEFRNIMPSYLASLAEARASGGDGHNQQRQHVESHVSARLRQGFHVAEVVEEFAILGRCITQTWATTHPDEQPAGHDVERLYTELHVAMETVAELFGKHLLEEEQTEKRYLRLLQKVASEALGLDEPGNRNQLKELLEIILEAMGARSGALLLYEPGDARLVTAASAGAGNEQLERYATSLEPKTFPGSIVAAGEETCSLRDAMTTTLKVSESLRQGGIHALLGVRLPAHRALMGVLYVGLTEAREFTAREKQRLQTLGQHLSVHLENARLYTNLQEKVEALETERGLREQFVTILAHDLRGPLSTAKMGAHALLRAPEKLEARRDLAQRINRNIERADQMVRDLLDANRIHAGQRLPLRLDTCDLGRIAHDVVEELTMLHGERFVLEAEEHVQGIWSAEELRRALWNLGTNALKYGAADSPITFTVTETGAQAQASVHNQGPAIARADQEAIFKPFIRTRAAKTGPSKGWGLGLTLVWGCAQAHGGRVELTSDADTGTTFRLVLPWDARPFQADPNVPERVGQDSGHP; translated from the coding sequence ATGGAGAGCATCGCGGAGGCCATCCGGAGCCATCACTCGGAAATCATCCAATGTTGGATGAACGAGGCGACCCGGGCCGCGTCGGCCCGGGGCCTGGACCAGCCCGAGTTCAGGAACATCATGCCCAGCTATCTCGCTTCCCTCGCGGAAGCGCGGGCATCGGGCGGTGATGGCCACAACCAGCAGCGGCAGCACGTTGAAAGCCATGTGTCCGCACGGCTCCGCCAGGGCTTCCATGTGGCGGAGGTCGTCGAGGAGTTCGCCATCCTGGGGCGGTGCATCACCCAGACCTGGGCCACCACGCATCCTGACGAGCAGCCTGCCGGACATGACGTCGAGCGGCTCTACACCGAGCTGCACGTCGCCATGGAGACCGTGGCGGAGCTCTTCGGCAAGCACCTGCTGGAGGAGGAACAGACGGAGAAGCGCTACCTGCGACTCCTCCAGAAAGTGGCCAGTGAGGCCCTCGGGCTGGACGAACCGGGCAACCGGAACCAGTTGAAGGAGCTGCTGGAGATCATCCTGGAGGCCATGGGCGCCCGGAGCGGTGCCTTGTTGCTGTACGAGCCAGGGGACGCGCGCCTGGTCACCGCGGCCTCCGCGGGGGCTGGCAACGAGCAACTGGAGCGCTACGCGACCTCCCTGGAGCCGAAGACCTTTCCCGGGAGCATCGTGGCGGCGGGCGAGGAGACCTGCTCCCTCCGAGACGCCATGACCACGACGCTCAAGGTGAGCGAGTCGCTCCGTCAGGGAGGCATCCACGCCCTGCTCGGGGTCCGGCTGCCCGCCCACCGGGCCCTGATGGGCGTGCTCTATGTCGGGCTCACCGAGGCCCGTGAGTTCACCGCCCGGGAGAAGCAGCGGCTCCAGACGCTGGGCCAGCACCTGAGCGTCCACCTGGAGAACGCCCGGCTGTACACGAACCTCCAGGAGAAGGTCGAAGCGCTCGAGACCGAGCGCGGCCTCCGCGAGCAGTTCGTCACCATCCTGGCCCACGATCTCCGCGGCCCCTTGTCGACGGCGAAGATGGGGGCGCACGCGCTCCTCCGGGCTCCAGAAAAGCTGGAGGCGCGGCGCGACCTGGCGCAGCGGATCAACCGGAACATCGAACGGGCGGACCAGATGGTACGGGACCTGCTCGACGCCAACCGCATCCATGCGGGCCAACGGCTGCCGCTCCGGCTCGACACGTGCGACCTGGGAAGAATCGCCCACGACGTGGTCGAGGAGCTGACGATGCTCCATGGAGAGCGCTTCGTGCTCGAGGCGGAGGAGCACGTCCAGGGCATCTGGAGCGCCGAGGAGCTGCGCCGCGCCCTGTGGAACCTGGGCACCAACGCCCTCAAGTACGGAGCGGCTGACAGCCCCATTACCTTCACCGTCACGGAGACCGGCGCGCAAGCCCAAGCCTCCGTGCACAACCAGGGACCGGCGATCGCGCGCGCCGACCAGGAGGCCATCTTCAAGCCCTTCATCCGGACCCGCGCCGCGAAGACGGGACCGTCGAAGGGCTGGGGGCTGGGACTGACCCTGGTGTGGGGGTGCGCCCAGGCGCACGGTGGAAGGGTCGAGCTGACAAGCGACGCGGACACCGGAACGACCTTCCGCCTGGTGCTGCCCTGGGACGCCCGCCCGTTCCAGGCCGACCCGAACGTGCCGGAGCGCGTTGGACAGGATTCGGGCCATCCCTGA
- a CDS encoding acyl-CoA desaturase — protein sequence MVPFFFASHWSLSVLFQSLFQHRYAAHRMFTMGPRTERALHLSAALVQGSSYLDPRAYAILHREHHAYADTERDPHSPTHQKNPLRMMLHTARRYAGLLTRRISAEPRFLGGYPEWPAVDRLFSRWPTRIAFGALYALFYRRFATRRWHWALLPMHFVMGPVHGAIVNWCGHRYGYRNFESRDASRNTLPVDVLCMGELFQNNHHTRPASPDFAARRFEMDPTWQVMRLLARLKLIRLTPASLGRHAEPHPSPVRRDDGTSLWASPSL from the coding sequence ATGGTCCCCTTCTTCTTCGCATCCCATTGGTCCCTGAGCGTCCTCTTCCAGAGCCTCTTCCAGCACCGTTACGCCGCGCACCGCATGTTCACGATGGGGCCTCGCACCGAGCGGGCGCTGCACCTGTCGGCCGCGCTGGTGCAGGGTTCGAGCTATCTCGACCCGCGCGCCTACGCCATCCTCCATCGCGAGCACCACGCCTACGCGGACACCGAGCGGGATCCCCACTCGCCCACGCACCAGAAGAACCCGTTGCGGATGATGCTCCACACGGCGCGCCGCTACGCGGGCCTGCTCACACGGCGCATCTCCGCCGAGCCGCGCTTCCTCGGGGGCTACCCCGAGTGGCCCGCGGTGGATCGTCTCTTCAGCCGCTGGCCCACGCGCATCGCCTTCGGCGCGCTCTATGCGCTGTTCTACCGGCGGTTCGCGACGCGCCGGTGGCACTGGGCGCTGTTGCCCATGCACTTCGTGATGGGGCCGGTGCACGGCGCCATCGTCAACTGGTGCGGGCACCGGTACGGCTACCGCAACTTCGAGAGCCGAGATGCGTCACGCAACACGTTGCCGGTGGACGTGCTGTGCATGGGCGAGCTGTTCCAGAACAACCACCACACCCGGCCAGCGAGCCCCGACTTCGCCGCCAGGCGCTTCGAGATGGATCCCACGTGGCAGGTGATGCGGCTGCTCGCACGGCTGAAGCTCATCCGGCTCACGCCTGCTTCGCTGGGCAGGCATGCGGAGCCCCATCCGTCCCCCGTGCGGAGGGATGACGGCACTTCGCTCTGGGCATCCCCATCCTTGTGA
- a CDS encoding PH domain-containing protein: protein MTAPLPTLERLPRGALTLFRIRALLRMGIYGGVAFAVALGLSFAGNDHWPFLLPCAVVLGLSVLTAWYPQRAHERWGWALREHDLVISHGVLLHEVVSIPAGRIQHVDVHQGPIERSLGLARLQIYTAAGSGADGEIPGLTRETADSLRERLVRREADDVV, encoded by the coding sequence ATGACCGCCCCTCTGCCGACGCTGGAACGCCTTCCTCGCGGAGCGCTCACGCTGTTCCGCATCCGGGCGCTCCTGCGCATGGGCATCTACGGTGGAGTCGCGTTCGCCGTGGCGCTGGGGTTGAGCTTCGCCGGCAACGACCACTGGCCGTTCCTGTTGCCGTGCGCGGTGGTGCTGGGATTGAGCGTGTTGACGGCGTGGTATCCGCAACGCGCGCACGAGCGCTGGGGCTGGGCGCTGCGCGAGCACGACCTGGTCATCTCCCACGGCGTGCTCCTGCATGAAGTGGTCTCCATCCCGGCGGGACGCATCCAGCACGTGGACGTGCACCAGGGGCCCATCGAGCGTTCGCTGGGGCTCGCGCGCCTGCAGATCTACACGGCCGCGGGCAGTGGCGCGGACGGAGAGATTCCCGGCCTGACGAGGGAGACTGCGGACTCCCTGCGCGAGCGGTTGGTGCGGCGCGAGGCCGACGATGTCGTCTGA
- a CDS encoding PH domain-containing protein translates to MSPFCAARWALVPWRWRRRASARARSPRTARSCWCRWCPRRACRSCCGSSCRSCPTTCPSSGRIPRHSCGHGSARWGLSVLVAAPATWFWGAWGAVAWLLLPAQLLGAWFDWRFQGWLVTEALVVVRQGFWRRRTTVVQRSRIQSVRARQGPLERGYGIGHVRIDVAGSYVILPSVGWEEAQSLIDVLPARRPTRRSLPARLPG, encoded by the coding sequence ATGAGCCCTTTCTGCGCCGCACGCTGGGCTTTGGTTCCGTGGAGGTGGAGACGGCGGGCGTCCGCACGGGCAAGGAGTCCGCGGACCGCGCGGAGTTGCTGGTGCCGGTGGTGCCCACGGCGCGCATGCCGGAGTTGCTGCGGGAGTTCGTGCCGGAGCTGCCCGACGACATGCCCTTCCAGCGGGCGCATCCCAAGGCACTCCTGCGGGCACGGATCCGCGCGGTGGGGCCTGAGCGTGCTGGTGGCGGCGCCAGCGACCTGGTTCTGGGGAGCATGGGGCGCGGTGGCATGGCTGCTGCTGCCCGCGCAGTTGCTGGGCGCCTGGTTCGACTGGCGCTTCCAGGGGTGGCTCGTCACGGAAGCCCTGGTGGTGGTGCGCCAGGGCTTCTGGCGCAGGCGCACGACAGTGGTGCAGCGCTCCCGCATCCAGTCCGTCCGCGCGAGACAGGGACCGCTGGAGCGCGGCTACGGCATCGGGCACGTGCGCATCGACGTGGCGGGGTCGTACGTCATCCTGCCCAGCGTGGGCTGGGAGGAAGCCCAGTCGCTCATCGACGTGCTCCCCGCCCGGCGTCCCACGCGTCGCAGCTTGCCTGCACGGCTTCCCGGATAG
- a CDS encoding M43 family zinc metalloprotease: protein MDVHRRLLSTHPEYIRARERIENLALAFQRGQRKRERQGVVQIPVVVHVVWNTAQQNISDAQIQSQIDVLNLDFREKNPDVSQVPAAFQGLVADAEVEFFLASRAPDGSPTNGITRTQTNTASFQSDDRVKSQATGGADPWPADRYLNLWVCKLAGGLLGYAQFPGGPEATDGVVITYTAFGTTGTATAPFNLGRTATHEIGHWFNLYHIWGDDGTGCTGSDEVPDTPNQAGPNTGVPSYPHISCNNGPHGDMFMNYMDYVDDLSMVMFSQGQVDRVDACLDGPRQSFVTESVPRITPAGPIVSWGADRLDIFVLGMDSALYHKAWDGTAWRPSVTDYEPMGGRCKSPAEVASWGPGRLDVFVLGMDSALYHKAWDGTAWRPSPTDWEGLGGLCASPPRACSWGPDRLDVFVLGTDSALYHKAWDGTAWRPSPTDWEGLGGLCGSPPAVVSWGPDRIDVFVLGMDSALYHKAWDGAAWRPSPTDWESLGGLCASPPTAVSWGPDRLDVFVLGTDSAVYHKAWDGHAWWPSLTDWESLGGLCASPPKAVSWGPDRLDVFVQGTDSALYHKAWDGTAWWPSLTDWESLGGTLSTLREAVMAAPLSLPQAARDIRPTSAGFHGRA from the coding sequence ATGGATGTTCATCGCCGCCTCCTCAGCACGCATCCCGAGTACATCCGGGCACGAGAGCGCATCGAAAACCTGGCGCTGGCCTTTCAGCGCGGACAACGAAAAAGGGAGCGCCAGGGCGTCGTCCAGATTCCTGTCGTGGTCCATGTCGTCTGGAATACCGCGCAGCAGAACATCTCTGACGCGCAGATCCAGAGTCAGATCGACGTGCTCAACCTGGACTTCCGAGAGAAAAACCCAGACGTCTCTCAGGTTCCCGCGGCATTTCAGGGCCTGGTCGCTGACGCGGAGGTGGAGTTCTTCCTGGCCTCGCGCGCACCGGATGGGAGCCCCACCAATGGAATCACGCGGACCCAGACGAACACCGCGTCCTTCCAGAGTGACGACCGCGTCAAGTCACAGGCAACCGGCGGGGCCGACCCATGGCCTGCCGACAGGTACCTCAACCTCTGGGTCTGCAAACTCGCGGGCGGCCTCCTGGGATATGCCCAGTTTCCTGGAGGGCCCGAGGCCACCGACGGCGTGGTCATCACCTACACCGCCTTCGGTACGACAGGGACGGCGACGGCTCCCTTCAATCTCGGGCGCACGGCGACGCATGAGATTGGTCACTGGTTCAATCTGTATCATATCTGGGGAGATGACGGGACCGGCTGCACCGGGTCGGATGAGGTCCCCGACACTCCGAATCAGGCGGGGCCAAATACAGGCGTCCCGAGCTACCCGCACATCAGCTGCAACAACGGACCGCACGGTGACATGTTCATGAACTACATGGACTATGTCGACGATCTCAGCATGGTTATGTTCTCGCAAGGGCAGGTAGACCGGGTGGACGCCTGCCTCGATGGTCCGCGACAGTCGTTCGTCACCGAGTCGGTCCCGCGGATCACTCCCGCCGGGCCCATCGTGTCGTGGGGCGCGGATCGACTCGACATCTTCGTGCTGGGAATGGATTCGGCGCTGTATCACAAGGCCTGGGACGGCACTGCCTGGCGCCCCTCCGTGACGGATTACGAGCCCATGGGCGGCAGATGCAAGAGCCCTGCGGAGGTCGCATCGTGGGGCCCGGGCCGGCTGGACGTCTTCGTGCTGGGAATGGACTCGGCGCTGTATCACAAGGCCTGGGACGGGACGGCCTGGAGGCCATCTCCCACGGACTGGGAGGGATTGGGCGGCCTGTGCGCGAGCCCTCCGAGGGCATGCTCCTGGGGGCCGGACCGGCTGGACGTCTTCGTGCTGGGAACGGACTCGGCGCTGTACCACAAGGCCTGGGATGGGACGGCCTGGAGGCCATCGCCCACCGACTGGGAGGGGCTGGGGGGCCTGTGCGGGAGTCCTCCGGCGGTGGTCTCCTGGGGCCCGGATCGGATCGACGTCTTCGTGCTGGGAATGGACTCGGCGCTGTACCACAAGGCCTGGGATGGGGCGGCCTGGAGGCCGTCGCCCACCGACTGGGAGTCGCTGGGCGGCCTGTGCGCGAGCCCTCCGACGGCGGTCTCCTGGGGCCCGGACCGGCTGGATGTCTTCGTGCTGGGAACGGATTCGGCGGTGTATCACAAGGCCTGGGATGGTCATGCCTGGTGGCCGTCGCTCACCGACTGGGAATCGCTGGGCGGCCTGTGCGCGAGCCCTCCAAAGGCAGTCTCCTGGGGCCCGGATCGGCTGGACGTCTTCGTGCAGGGAACAGACTCGGCGCTGTACCACAAGGCCTGGGACGGGACGGCCTGGTGGCCGTCACTCACCGACTGGGAGTCGCTGGGCGGCACCCTCTCGACCTTGCGCGAAGCCGTCATGGCGGCGCCACTGTCGTTGCCGCAGGCGGCGCGTGACATCCGGCCCACGAGCGCGGGCTTTCACGGGCGCGCATGA